Proteins encoded together in one Mus pahari chromosome 9, PAHARI_EIJ_v1.1, whole genome shotgun sequence window:
- the Cd24 gene encoding signal transducer CD24, producing the protein MGRAMVARLGLGLLLLALLLPSQIYCNQTSVAPFSGNQNISASPNPSNATTRAGGSSLQSTAGLLALSLSLLHLYC; encoded by the exons ATGGGCAGAGCGATGGTGGCCAGGCTAGGGCTGGGGTTGCTGCTTCTGGCACTACTCCTACCCTCGCAG ATTTACTGCAACCAAACATCTGTTGCTCCGTTTTCCGGTAACCAGAATATTTCTGCTTCCCCAAATCCAAGTAACGCTACCACCAGAGCGGGTGGCAGCTCCCTGCAGTCCACAGCTGGCCTCctggccctctctctctctcttctacatcTCTACTGTTAG